From the Siphonobacter curvatus genome, the window GGCCTGGTAATCGTACTTAAAGAATACCGAGGTTTGGATGGGTAGTCCACCGCCAATGTCGATCGAGTCCAGGTCGGGACATACCTTTTTCATCTCGCAGTATTTGAACATAAAGCGAGTCAATTCCGACCAGTAATAGGCGTTATCTTTAATACCGGAATTGATGAAAAAGTGAAGCATTTTTAGCTTCAGCTTCGGATTAGGCTGGATTTTATCTTTGTACAAATCCATGATATCCGAATACCGGATTCCCAGACGTGACGTATAAAACGAGAAATTGGGTTCTTCATCCGTAGCAATCCGAATGGCCAGGTTTACGGCCTCGGTGTGCGTATTTTCGATGTAGTAATCAATTTCTTTCAGGTTATCGAGTACGGGAATACAGTTGAACCCATCATTGATCAGGTTGGTGATGTATTTTTGGTACTGTGGAAGTTTATAACCGTTACAGATGATGAACGTATTCTTCGTCAGCTTCTCCTGCCGGTACAGTTCCCGGATAATGGCGATGTCGTACGCTGAAGAGGTTTCTAAGTGACAGTTATTACTCAGCACTTCTTCCAGAATGAAATGGAAGTGCGAAGATTTCGTACAATAACAATACGTATAGCTGCCCTTGTAATTGAATTTCTTCATGGCGTTCCGAAACAGCAACCGGGCGTGCTCGATATGCTCTTCGATTTTAGGCAGGTACGTAAGTTTGAGCGGCGTACCATACTGACGAATAATATCCATCAGCGGGACATTATTGAAGAGTAGCGTGTTCTTCTCGTCCACACCGAATTCCCGGGTTGGGAATTCAAAGGTTTGCTCAATAAGATCAATGTAGTTTTTCATCCTTTGGGACGGAAATACATTTTAAAAGGTGAATTAGATCGAAAAACTTGAACTCACGCGGCTTTAAAGACCTACGCCTGCAAAGACCGATTGAAAACAAGCGTGCGAAATTGCACGGAAATTATAACCTTTGCAACCGAAAAACCGTCGCAATAATTGCAGGCTCGGTCATTTTTTTTGTCCGTGGCCCTAAGATTGGCTTTTCAACGAAAGGAGCCAGGAAAGTAAAATTTTAAAAGCTGATTTTGAATGACTTTATCCAGTGAAATAACCCCGTCTCAACGCATTCACTTTATTGCGATCGGTGGAGCAGCCATGCACAACCTGGCTCTCGTGTTGCATCAGAAAGGAATCCTCGTAACGGGATCGGACGATGAAATTTATGAACCGGCCCAATCGCGTCTGCAACAGGCGGGCCTTTTACCGGATCAGATGGGTTGGTTTCCCGAAAAAATTACGCCAGAACTCGATGCCGTTATTCTCGGCATGCACGCCCGGGCCGACAATCCCGAGCTATTAAAGGCTCAGGAGCTGGGCATTCGAGTCTACTCCTACCCAGAGTTTGTCTATCAGCAAAGTTTGAATAAACAACGGGTGGTTATTGCGGGTAGTCACGGAAAAACGACGACTACGGCCATTATTCTGCACGTACTGAAGTTTTTCAACCGGAAGTTTGATTATCTGGTAGGAGCCCGGGTAGCGGGGTTTGATACTATGGTCAAACTTTCCGACGACGCTCCGGTGATTGTGATTGAGGGCGATGAGTATTTTTCTTCACCCATTGACCGGCAGCCGAAATTCCTGCATTATCATCCCCACATTACCCTGATTTCGGGAATTGCTTGGGACCATATCAATGTGTATCCGGAATTTGAGGAATACGTTCGTCAGTTTGAACTGTTGGCCGAAGATTCCCCCAAAGGCGGCATGCTTATCTACGATGATACAGATGATGTAATATCGGTCATCTGCAAAAAAGAACGTCCTGATGTACAACCCTTTGGCTATGGCCAACACCCCCACGTAATTCGTGATGGTTTGACGTATCTACTTAAACCGAACGGGGAAGAAGTGCCGCTGAAAATCTTCGGTGGGCATAACATGAAAAACTTGAACGGAGCCCGAATCGTACTGGAGAAACTGGGCGTGGAAGACTTCATGTTCTACGAAGCCATTCAGTCATTCACGGGTGCCGCGAATCGGCTGGAGCGAGTAGGTGAGAACGAGCAGACGGTTATTTTCCGGGATTTTGCTCACGCTCCGTCTAAACTAGAAGCTACGTCTACAGCGGTGAAAAGTCAGTTTCCCGAACGCAAATTGGTCGCAGTGGTGGAATTACACACGTTCAGTAGTTTGAATAAGTACTTTTTGCCGCAGTACAAAGGCAAGTTCAATACGCCGGATGTGGCCGCGGTGTACTACAGTCCGCATACGATTGAACACAAAAAACTGACGCCGATTTCACCCGAAGACATTATTGAAGCCTTTGGAAATCCAGCTCTGAAAGTGTTTACGGACAATCAGGCGTTAAAAGAATTTTTGTTGAGTCAGCAGTGGAACGAATCTAACTTGCTGCTGATGTCATCCGGTACGTTTGATGGGTTAAATATTCCCGAACTGGTAAAAGAGGTGCTGGGGTAAATTTTTAGCGAAATTTTTACGTTTGTAAAGCGGACGCCAAATGACGTCCGCTTTTTTATGCGACTGGATATGAGAAGGTTACTGATATTATGCGTACTTTTGTGCCTCGTTTTTCAAAATCAGGCTCAAACCACCCGCCTGACCTCGGGGATTCGGGGACAGGTCATCTGGAAATCTGGTAACCAAATGCCCTCGCCCGACCGGCCGGCATCGGCGGCCAAGGGCGTAAAGCGGGAAGTCTGGATTTATCAGCTGACGAATCAGAACCAGGCCGAACAGCAGGAAGGTTTTTACCGGAACATCCGAACCAAACGGGTCAGGAAAGTAGTTACCGATGCCAGCGGTCGCTTTAAAGTCAAGCTTGCCCCGGGCCGCTACTCGCTGTTTACCAAGGAGCCGCAGGGCTTATGGGCGAACCTTACGGATGGACAGGGAAATATTTTTCCAGTAACCGTTCGAAAAGGGAAATACGAAGAGATTCAATTTGAAATTAATTACGCAGCCGTTTTTTAGAGTTCAGAAGCAAGAAACCGGAGACAGAAGATGACGGCCTTCGTTCTGGTTTCCGGTTTTAAAGACTTGTTTCCATTCGCATGAAAACCAAGACATTACGCAAGAATAAAGTAAACATCGTTACGCTGGGCTGTTCCAAGAACCTGGTTGATTCCGAAAACCTGTTCACGCAGCTCAAGGGTAATGGCTACGCAGTAGCTCACGAATCCGAGCGGGACGATTCCCAGATTGTAGTGATCAATACCTGCGGCTTCATCGACAATGCCAAGCAGGAATCCATCGATACCATTCTTCGCTACGTAGACGCCAAGGCCGAAGGTATGGTGGAGAAAGTGTACGTAACGGGCTGTCTGTCGCAACGGTATAAGGACGAGCTGGAAGTCGAAATTCCGGAAGTAGACGCTTGGTTTGGCAGTAATGAAATGCCCCGCCTGCTCAAGACGCTGAAGGCCGACTACAAGCACGAACTTGTGGGCGAACGCTTACTGACTACACCCGCTCATTACGCCTACCTGAAAATTGCGGAAGGTTGCGACCGTCCCTGTAGCTTCTGTGCCATTCCGCTGATGCGGGGCAATCACGTTTCCCGTACAATTGAAGATCTGGAAACCGAAGTCAAATCGCTGGCTCGGCGGGGTACCAAAGAGCTGATTTTGCTGGCTCAGGACCTGACCTATTACGGTCTGGATATTTACAAAAAGCGAAACCTGGCCGAGCTGATCGACCGTCTTTCGGACGTTGAAGGCATCGACTGGATTCGCCTGCAATATGCGTACCCTTCTGGTTTCCCGATGGACGTGCTCGACGTCATGAACGCCAAGCCTAACATCTGTAAATACCTGGATATGCCCCTGCAAACGGGCTCGACGGAGTTGCTGAAACTGATGCGGCGGGGCATTACGCGGGAAAAAACCGAAGAACTCATCCATACCATCCGCGACAAAGTGCCCGGCATTGCCTTGCGTACCACGCTGATTGTGGGCCACCCCGGGGAGACGGAAGAACTGTTCGAAGAAACGTACCGCTTTGTGGAGAACACACGCTTCGATCGCTTGGGGGTGTTCCAGTACTCGCACGAAGATCAGACGCACTCGGCAACGATGGAAGACAGCGTACCGGCGGAAGAAAAACAGCAACGGGCCGATGACATCATGGAATTACAACAGGGCATTTCCCTGGAGTTGAACCAGGCCAAAATCGGTCAGATCTATAAAGTACTGTTTGATCGGAAAGAGGGCGGTTATTTTATTGGACGTACCGAATTCGATTCTCCTGAAGTAGACAACGAAGTACTCGTCGCTGCTAACCAGTACGTACGTCAGGGTGATTTTGCTCAGGTACGCATTACGTCAGCGGAAGAATTTGATCTTTACGGGGAGTTGGTGTAGGGTTTGATTGGCGTTTAAGGTTTGAGTGAGTCTCAAGTTTGAAAAGGTTTGAATGGGGTTTGAAAACGCCTGTTCAAACCTTTGCTTTTTTGATACGGCTGATGGTTTTCAACCTTCAGTCAACCGAGCTTAAACAGCCATCAAACTCGAAATCTTTTCAAACGAATCAAACCTGAAACGTCCTCTAATCAGCCTCTGCTCTCCCCCTCTGACTAAACTTTCACCACCTTTTGAACTAAGCCGTTGGCGAACGAGTTTGTTTGCCAGTCCCGTTTTACGAACTTCGGGCTCCAAATCCCGGTATTATGCAGGTTAGCTGTATTCCTTTGGCCCATACGCGGCAGTTTTCTTCGTTATTTCAAGCGTTTATTTCCGGTCAGGAAAATTTAAAACCTCTTTACGGTGAATTCCCTGATTTAGTAGGATTTAGAAAGCAGATTGAGCAAAAGAAATTCGACGTAAAGAAGCGGCAGACGCTGGTTTCGGTGCTCGAAAAACAATACGCAGAACTCGATTCCAAGCCTGATTTTCGGGTTTTACTGGATGAAAAGACATTTACGGTAACCTCTGGTCACCAGTTGAATATTTTTACGGGACCGTTATACGTTATTTTCAAGTTAGTAACGGCCATCAATCTGGCCCGGCGACTGAAACAGGAGTTTCCGGAGTATACGTTCGTACCCATGTACTGGATGGCTACGGAAGATCACGATTTTGAGGAAATCAATCATTTTCGGCTTTCGGGGAAAACCCATATCTGGCATACGCAACAAAAAGGAGCCGTGGGTCGGATGAATCCCAAGGAGCTGGCGACTCTGTTCAAGGAAATTCCCGAACGACTGCCCCTCTTTGAGCAAGCATACCTCCAGCATAATACTCTGGCTGACGCGGTCCGCTATTACATCCACGAATTACTGGGAGCCGAAGGATTAATCTGTATTGATGCGGATGATCGGGAATTGAAAGCCGAATTCCGTCCCGTAATTGAAGATGATCTCTTCAATCATACGGCGTTTAAACTCGTTCAGGAAGCTTCTGAAAAACTGGAAGCTCTGGGCTATAAGCAACAGGTCACGCCCCGCGAAATCAACTTCTTTTATTTGAACGAAGGGATTCGCGAACGTCTGGTGCCGGATGAAAACGGGGTTCGGGTTAATGATACGCGATTGACTTTCAAGCAGGATAAAATTCAGCAATTATTAGATCAGTCGCCGGAAGTATTTAGTCCGAACGTTATTCTGCGGCCCGTATATCAGGAGGTGATTTTGCCCAATCTGGCGTACCTCGGTGGGCCGGGAGAGTTGGCGTACTGGTTGCAACTCAAGCCCGTATTTGATCACTACCAGATTCCCTACCCCATCCTGATGCCGCGTAATTTTGCCATGATTATTAGTCAGGCTACGCAGCGGCGGATTCAGAATCTGAGCCTGACGCCAGAAGAACTCTTCGAAGATGAAGCAACGTTACGCCGGCAGTACGTAGAAAAACACGCGGCTTACTCCCTAGATATTCAGCCAGATCTTCAACAGATGCTGGATGCTCTGGAAGCGATGCGAACAAAAGCCGTACAAGTCAATCCGACGCTGGACGGGCACATCAAAGCGGAAGCTCAAAAGCTTAGAAACTGGGCCGACCGGTTAGACCGCCGGTTGGTTGCTTCAGAGGCTCAGAAGCAGGAAACGGGGGTACGGCATTTGAGTGAATTGAAAGCGTATTTGTTTCCGGGCGGCGGTCTACAGGAACGTACGGATAACTTCCTGAATTTTTACCTAGCCAATCCGGCCTTTATCAGCCAACTACTGGATTTGTTCGATCCGTTCTGTTACGAATTTTATATGCTTACGGAGGCCTAAGCAAGGTTAGGCTAGTAAAAAGAACCGCTGATCTGAGTCCATTCAGATCAGCGGTTTTTAGTTTTTGATGGAGCCGCATACCTTGATACCCTGCCTTGCATACGGGGCTATGTATAATTGAACTCCTTCGGGGTTGGGATGTTTGGTTGGAAAGGAAACGGGTGCCAATGGTTTAAATGTATTTACCCTTTTGGAGCCCTATACTCAGTCTTCCCGTTTTTAGTAACTCACTAACGTTAGCAGGACGTAAACGTTGGTAGGTACAGCCTACCGGGCTTGCCAGGCCTCTCGCATGGCATCAAGTGGAAAGTAAGGGCAAAAACAGTTTGATCCGCCGCATTGCCCCTACCCGGTCATTTTTTCGGATAGTACGTATCCACTAAAAAGTAATAGGGTGTCAGCAAATGGTGCACGAATACGTTCTTGCCATCTTCGGGAAAACGTTTTCGATACGCATCATTCGGTTGCAGGATGATGGGCGAACCAGCCCGCATGTAATTATTCACAGCGGCATAGGTAGGTTGCGGCAGGTTGGGTTTGTACTTCTTCACCTGTGAATACACCATTTTCCCAAGGGTTTTCCGGAAACGTTTTTCGGCTGTACGCGTCGCTCGGTCCATCCGGTTATAAATGCGTCTCGCAAAAATTCGGATCAAAAAGGGCTGTTTTTTAAGGGCTGGTTTAACGTCTTTAAACGGGTTGACCGGATTAAAATCCCGGAGCGTCTGAATCGAAAAGGGCGTTTCGGGTACCCAATCGGCGGCATTCAACACCGTATGACTCCAGCCATCCCGCGTGAGAAACTCATAATCATAGGCATAATACAGATTACCTGGTTTGGGAGCGGCACTACAGTACGTTTTGAAGACCAGATCACCGGGAAGCTCCTGGCGTCGCACCAGATCCGCCAGGTACGAACGGGTCAGGTAAGCCAGTGCCCCACCCTGACTATGACCCATAATCAGAAATTCGCGGGTGCCCTTGCCGTAAAGTTCCCGTACCTTTTCTACGATGGTCGGAGCCAAATCCGCTAAACCCAGCGTCCAGCCGACGTGTACTGTGGCTTTAGAATCCTGGGCCAGTTG encodes:
- a CDS encoding type III PLP-dependent enzyme domain-containing protein translates to MKNYIDLIEQTFEFPTREFGVDEKNTLLFNNVPLMDIIRQYGTPLKLTYLPKIEEHIEHARLLFRNAMKKFNYKGSYTYCYCTKSSHFHFILEEVLSNNCHLETSSAYDIAIIRELYRQEKLTKNTFIICNGYKLPQYQKYITNLINDGFNCIPVLDNLKEIDYYIENTHTEAVNLAIRIATDEEPNFSFYTSRLGIRYSDIMDLYKDKIQPNPKLKLKMLHFFINSGIKDNAYYWSELTRFMFKYCEMKKVCPDLDSIDIGGGLPIQTSVFFKYDYQAMIDEIIENIQWICNKNNVPVPNIFTEFGSYTVGESGAVIYKVIDKKQQNDRELWYMIDGSFITQLPDSWGIGQKYIMLPVNNWDSPYEKVNLGGLTCDSQDFYNTEAHSEDLYVPSFDIDKEDQYIGFFHTGAYQESLGGYGGIQHCLIPAPKHVIVDLDEDGNITSRLFAPQQTHESMLQILGYGLKPKEGIAESAEMQARAQENPELVEQQEK
- a CDS encoding UDP-N-acetylmuramate--L-alanine ligase, with protein sequence MTLSSEITPSQRIHFIAIGGAAMHNLALVLHQKGILVTGSDDEIYEPAQSRLQQAGLLPDQMGWFPEKITPELDAVILGMHARADNPELLKAQELGIRVYSYPEFVYQQSLNKQRVVIAGSHGKTTTTAIILHVLKFFNRKFDYLVGARVAGFDTMVKLSDDAPVIVIEGDEYFSSPIDRQPKFLHYHPHITLISGIAWDHINVYPEFEEYVRQFELLAEDSPKGGMLIYDDTDDVISVICKKERPDVQPFGYGQHPHVIRDGLTYLLKPNGEEVPLKIFGGHNMKNLNGARIVLEKLGVEDFMFYEAIQSFTGAANRLERVGENEQTVIFRDFAHAPSKLEATSTAVKSQFPERKLVAVVELHTFSSLNKYFLPQYKGKFNTPDVAAVYYSPHTIEHKKLTPISPEDIIEAFGNPALKVFTDNQALKEFLLSQQWNESNLLLMSSGTFDGLNIPELVKEVLG
- a CDS encoding carboxypeptidase-like regulatory domain-containing protein translates to MCLVFQNQAQTTRLTSGIRGQVIWKSGNQMPSPDRPASAAKGVKREVWIYQLTNQNQAEQQEGFYRNIRTKRVRKVVTDASGRFKVKLAPGRYSLFTKEPQGLWANLTDGQGNIFPVTVRKGKYEEIQFEINYAAVF
- the rimO gene encoding 30S ribosomal protein S12 methylthiotransferase RimO is translated as MKTKTLRKNKVNIVTLGCSKNLVDSENLFTQLKGNGYAVAHESERDDSQIVVINTCGFIDNAKQESIDTILRYVDAKAEGMVEKVYVTGCLSQRYKDELEVEIPEVDAWFGSNEMPRLLKTLKADYKHELVGERLLTTPAHYAYLKIAEGCDRPCSFCAIPLMRGNHVSRTIEDLETEVKSLARRGTKELILLAQDLTYYGLDIYKKRNLAELIDRLSDVEGIDWIRLQYAYPSGFPMDVLDVMNAKPNICKYLDMPLQTGSTELLKLMRRGITREKTEELIHTIRDKVPGIALRTTLIVGHPGETEELFEETYRFVENTRFDRLGVFQYSHEDQTHSATMEDSVPAEEKQQRADDIMELQQGISLELNQAKIGQIYKVLFDRKEGGYFIGRTEFDSPEVDNEVLVAANQYVRQGDFAQVRITSAEEFDLYGELV
- the bshC gene encoding bacillithiol biosynthesis cysteine-adding enzyme BshC; the encoded protein is MQVSCIPLAHTRQFSSLFQAFISGQENLKPLYGEFPDLVGFRKQIEQKKFDVKKRQTLVSVLEKQYAELDSKPDFRVLLDEKTFTVTSGHQLNIFTGPLYVIFKLVTAINLARRLKQEFPEYTFVPMYWMATEDHDFEEINHFRLSGKTHIWHTQQKGAVGRMNPKELATLFKEIPERLPLFEQAYLQHNTLADAVRYYIHELLGAEGLICIDADDRELKAEFRPVIEDDLFNHTAFKLVQEASEKLEALGYKQQVTPREINFFYLNEGIRERLVPDENGVRVNDTRLTFKQDKIQQLLDQSPEVFSPNVILRPVYQEVILPNLAYLGGPGELAYWLQLKPVFDHYQIPYPILMPRNFAMIISQATQRRIQNLSLTPEELFEDEATLRRQYVEKHAAYSLDIQPDLQQMLDALEAMRTKAVQVNPTLDGHIKAEAQKLRNWADRLDRRLVASEAQKQETGVRHLSELKAYLFPGGGLQERTDNFLNFYLANPAFISQLLDLFDPFCYEFYMLTEA
- a CDS encoding lipase family protein, with amino-acid sequence MKPYVLFILLLCSFSDSVSQHLKAGFDSNEYRDMLGLFMQQVDTAKSDLIPIPTQYKRLYRSPEYELKNLWELWQRTDGVAVICIRGTVQATPSWLENFYAAMVPATGELDLGSGRTFRYQLAQDSKATVHVGWTLGLADLAPTIVEKVRELYGKGTREFLIMGHSQGGALAYLTRSYLADLVRRQELPGDLVFKTYCSAAPKPGNLYYAYDYEFLTRDGWSHTVLNAADWVPETPFSIQTLRDFNPVNPFKDVKPALKKQPFLIRIFARRIYNRMDRATRTAEKRFRKTLGKMVYSQVKKYKPNLPQPTYAAVNNYMRAGSPIILQPNDAYRKRFPEDGKNVFVHHLLTPYYFLVDTYYPKK